TGTTGATACCGGTCTTCTTCAGGGAAAGACCCGGTGAAAAAATACTGCCATGGACTAAAGGAAACTCCTCAGAAGTTTCGGCTAAGCTGCAATTGAGTAGCTGGAAAGATATTTTAAAAAGTCTGTATCAAGTGTTCTTCTTGCGTGTAAGTATTATAATGGGTGTGGCAGTTTTTAGTTTTTCGATGGGGAGAGGATTGATAGGAGCATTATTACCTGTGTTTACAGTGCAGGAACTCGGATGGACTGACTCTCATTTTTCACAAATATTTGCAACTGCCAACCTGGTTTCCGGAATTCTCGGTATGTTTGTGGCAGGCGCCTTAATCGACTTTTTTGGAAAAGTTAGGATGATGACTATTTATTTGCTGTTTTTAATTGGACTCGCTTTCGCCATGACTTTTATGAAGAGCTACTGGCATCATGAGACAATGATATATGGTTTTTTTGGAGGTTTCTTTGTTCTCGAGACTTTTATGACCATCGCCGTTTTTGCAACAGCCATGCAGCTTTGCTGGAAGAGAATTTCGGCAACACAATTCACACTTTATATGGCTATCTCAAATTTAGGACATTCGGCGGGCTCGGCATTGCTTGGTCCCCTAAAGTCATATCTGAGCTGGGAGTATGTCATACTGACTTTTGTTGTTTTTGCCTCGGTCATGCTTATATTGATCAGGTACATTCATTTCGATAATCACTTAAAGAAAGTAACAATATTGGAAGCTGAACAACTCGCAATTGATGAGCCGGCAGCTTTGCTAACTCCAGTCAAAATTCCGGTACAGTAATAGAATTTTTGAAACCGATAATAACGATTACAAAAAAAGGAAAAAGAATGAAAAAGGTTTTTATAATTTCAAGTTCAGCAATACTGTTCGCAGTTTGTATTATTTTAGCTCTATCAACGCAAAGTTGCAATGAAGCCCCAAAAGAAGTTACTGAAACAATAGTAAAGGCGGAAGCACCTGAGTATTTTCTTTTACGTCCAGAAGTTGAAAAATCCTATGGTTATTCACACGCTGTAAGAATTAGAGACGACATCAAGATTTCAGGCGCCGTTAGTATGGACGATGCCGGGAACCCAACGGCAAAAGGAGATTTATTGCAACAAATGAAGAATTGTTACTCCGATTTGGACAAGGTGTTGAAACACTATGGTTGCAATTTCGATGATGTAGTCGTTGAAAATGTCTTTACTACCAATATGCCCGAGTTTCTTAAACACTCGGCTTACCGTAACTCAATTTACACAAAGCAATTTCCTACTGGCTCATGGCTTGGAGTGAAAGAATTAGCTTTACCGGAGTTTATGATAGAAATTGAATTGGAGGTGTATAAGGTGATGTGATTGCAAAAAATTAACTTTGACAACATAAATTAATTATGAAAAAAATATTATACATCTTCTTTTTTTGTATGAGTTTGCACAGTACTTTTGCTCAAACTCCCAATCTGGAAACAATCTTACATAAACTGACAGGAGAAAAAAACGACAGCATTCGTTTTTATTTAGCTTTTAGCGTCTTAACTGTTTCTGAAACAAACCCTGTTTTAGACATGCATAATGCTGAAATAATTTTACTGCATGGGCAAAAATATGACGACAAGGTTTGTCAGGTCCTTGGTTTAGGATGTTTAGGATATGATTACAGGGCATTTGGAAATACAGCAAAAAGTTTAGAATATAATTTAAAAGCAAATGAAGTAGCTGAACAATCCAACGATGACAGATTGAAAGCTACTATAAATTTAGGGCTTGCCACTAATTATTTAGACCTTGCAGATTATCCTAAAGCAATAGCATACAATGCGGCTTCATTGGAAAACGCATCACGTGTAGAAGTAAACATTTTTACTATTCTTGCCAACATGAACATGGGAGAAATTTATTTAACCATAAACAAAATGGATTCGGCATTGATATACACGCAGAAGGCATACGAACTCAGTATGAGCACGGGGATTAGAGATTATTTAGGTGGAATATATGGTCAATTAGGCAGCATACAGGCTAAACTTAACAATTCAACGCTCGCTTTAAGTTATTTGAATTTAGCGGTAGAAGAAGGTTATAGAATTGATTCTCCCAAGTACATTAACATTCCTTACACTGCAATTGCGGAATACTATTTTAATGCAAACCAAAAAGATTCTGCCATAATGTATTCCAAAAAAGCAATTTCCGCTGTGCAAAATACAGCATTCGCCACAATGGTTATTAAACCTTCAAAATTGCTTACAGATATTTACAGAAATACCAATATAGACAGCGCGTTTAAATATTCTGAAATGCATAAAATGGCAAACGACAGTTTGTTTAACATCAAATCAATTCAACAAACCCAATTGATGACATTTGAAGAAGATGCCCGTCGGCAGGAATTGGTGGTTGTTCAAGCTAAAGAGGAAGAACAGCGGAAACAAAATATTCAATACGCATTAATTGCCATTAGCATCATTACTTTCATCATCATATATTTAATACTCAGCCGTAGCTTTATCGCCAATACCAAACTTATTACATTTTTCGGCGCAATTGCTTTATTGCTTGTTTTTGAATTTCTTAATTTGTTATTGCATCCGTTTTTAGGAAGGATAACACAACATTCACCTGTCTTTATGCTGTTGGCTTTAGTTTGTATTGCAGCTTTGCTTGTTCCACTGCATCACCGGTTAGAAGATTGGACGACAAAGAAATTGGTGAAAAAAAATAAATCAATCAGATTAGCAAATGCAAAAAAAACGATTGAACGATTGGAAGAAAAAGTTGATAATATATAATCCCAATATTTATGCGATTTTATTTTTGCTAAATATACTTCTCCCGCAATCTCTTGAGGCACAATCTGGCTCAGGAGCAATCCCTTATGGAAATAATAGCAATGCTGGAAAATATATTTCTGTAGATGGTGCAAAAATATATATTGAAATATACGGCGAAGGGGCTCCTCTTGTATTGATCCACGGAAACGGTGGCAATATTGCTTATATGAAACCGCAAATTGAATGCTTCGCTAAGAAGTACAAAGTAATTGTTATGGATTGCAGAGGTAGAGGAAAAAGTGAACTTGGAAAAGACAGCCTTACTTATATCCAAATGACAAAAGATATCGTTGCTATTTTAAATTCATTGCATCTTGATTCAACTTACGTTGTAGGAAGAAGCGATGGTGGCATTATTGCGTTGTTGATGGCAATTTATTATCCGGATAAAGTGAAAAAAGTGGTATCATTTGCGGCAAACCTGACTCCCGATACAACCGCCCTATATCCTTTTTTTTATAATGAAGTTAAAAAAGACAGTAATCAAGCTGACCGTATGATTTCAAAAAAGGATACAAGTCAAAATTGGAAAGTAATACAACAGCGAAATCGCTTAATGGAATTTCAACCGGATATATCAGCAAATGATTTACACAAAATTAAATGTCCGGTTTTAGTGATGTCAACAGACAGAGATATCATTCGTGAAGAACATACTGTTTTTATTTACCAGAATATTGTTGAAGCAAATCTGTGCATCCTAACCGGTGAAAACCATTATGTAACAAAAAACAATCCTGCCCTTTTTAATGCAATTGTAGAAAAGTATTTAGATGAGCCTTTCAAAGGAGAAGAGTCGAGGCAGTGATGAAAAAAATATCACTACTACCAATATGAAAGCAAATAATAAAATACTTGATATGACTCAGTTGGGCATGAAATTTACTGTTCTGAAAAATGGGACTGATACAGACGGGAAGTCATTAGACTTACATTGGGAATTATTTCCCGGATGCAACATGAAAGATCCGTTGGTTCACATCCATCCAAATGCCATCGAAACTTACGAGATATTGGAGGGCGAAATGGAGTTCTTTGTAAAAGACAAATGGTTGCCTGCAAAAAAGGGGGAAAAACTTACAGTCCCAATAGGAGTAACACATGCCTTCAGAAATCCGACAGATAAAATAGTAACTGTTTATAACACTCACCAACCTGCCCTGAAGATGGAAGAGTATTTTGAGGATGTGTGTAAGGTACTTGATAAAGTAACGGGAAACAGGACAAAAGATTTTAAAATGAACTTGAAAGCAAAGTTATATTTGGGGGTATTGATGAGCAATTACCGAAATGACATAATTGCGATAAACCCACCGGATTTTGCCGTTAAGGTTCTTGGATATATAGGAAAGCTAATTGGTGTAAAATATTAATAAACTTTAGCCGAAACGCCCTAAAAGGGTTGCGGCATAATCAACAAATAAAAATCGTAAGAAGTACAATATGGAAAAAGCTGAATTAAAGAGTTTTAGTAATCCTGACGAGGTTGGGCTATCCCCAAAAATTATCTCGGTTTGATGCATCTACACTTTCTTCAGGAATTTATTTCTATCAAATAACGATCTGTTTTAATTAATTTGTTTCATCGTACTCCTTAAAAGCCCATGTGTTTATTTTCCATGGGCTTTTTAATTTTGTACTTAATTATCTCATTCCTAATCCAAACATTACAGAAGCTAGTACCCACAAAATCCATAAACCATAGGCAACTCCAAGTCCGGCACCTAACGATTTATTAGAAATCTTCGAAATTCCAATTCCTAAAATTCCCATCTGCCAGATAGTAAAAATATTAAATTGTGCAAGCAACAAGTGTAATTTATTATTCACATCAAAATCCTGATAAATAAAAAATGCACCGCTCGGGGTGGCAGTCATCGAGTCGAATATGTACATAAAAATAATTGCAACAACCGAACCTAAAAATCCAATCATACTTGTTAGTCCAAACACCTCTAACATTTTGGTGTAAGGTCCTGAAAATTTTAAACCAATTTTTGCAACTAACCAAAATATCAATGTTGCAGCAAAAAAAATGATTGCAGTCATTATAACTGCCGAACCTCCGCCGATAGCAACAAACATTACGGGGCCGCTGTTTCTCATTCCATCAACATATTGGTCGACCTGTTCTTGGGTCATTTTTCCTTGTTCAACAAGCTCATGCATTTTTTCTGATTGCTTATCAAAAATTTGTGAACGCAAAGAATCGTTGAAGTAGAGTGCAACGACAATAAATAATCCCATTAGTATAGAAAGAATCATCGGCACGAGCCACGAACTTGTTTTGACTTTACTTACTGCAACTTCGTCGAAAAGTTCAGAAGGCGAAGCGAAAACATTCGTGATGCGATCCATCAATGATGTGGTTTGGGCTGCGGGTTGTTGAGTTTGTTCAATATGTTCCATTGTTATTCCTTTGTTTTGTTAATTTTCACTGGGAAAACTAATAAACTTATCAAACATTTCCAACACCTTTTTCAAATAGCTTGTTAAATTTGCCGAAAAACCCTATATTTTTGAAAATATAAGGCATACAAAAATGATAAATAAAGTAATACTCCTTCTATTCATCATAACTTCAACATCTTTCGGACAGCAAAAATTTACCGAATTAATAAATTTGCTTAACTCAGAAACCGACAGTCTTCAAAAAGCTGCAATGATTACGAACTACCTTTCGAACAACAAAATTCCAGTCGTTGAAAAGGAGTCTATTTATTTTGTCTATCGAGGGAACGCGAAAATTGCCGCAGCTCCCGGCGAGTTGAACGGATGGAATATCGATAAATCGTTAATGCAAAAAGTCGATGGTACAAATTTGTTTTTTCGTATTGATACGCTTGATGTTGCCGGTCGTGCTGAATATAAAATTTGGGTCGATAGTGTTTGGATGCTCGATCCATTGAATCATCGTAAGGCGCCTGGCGGTTTCGGATTTAATTCGGATGTTTGGATGCCGCAGTATTCTCCACCAACAGAAATCGAATACGACGACGGAATACCTCACGGAAAAATTGATACGATTTGGTTTGAGAGTAAAATTTTAAAGCGCACTCATCCGATTTTAATTTATCAGCCTTTTACAAAGCTGATGAAAAATTTACCAACCGTTTACGTGAACGATGGCGGTGAGTATTTATCCATTGGAAAAATGAACTACGTTTTAGATAATCTGATTGCAAATAATATTATAAAACCTGTAATCGGGGTATTTATCGATCCCCGTACCGACCTAATAAATCCTGAAACAAATATGCGAATGACTGATTATTCAGCGAGCGAAGATTATCTGAAATTTCTTACCGATGAACTTGTTCCTTTTGTAGAAAAAAATTATTCCGTTTCAACTGAAGCGAACGACAGGTTGATATTGGGTGCTTCGATGGGTGGATTGATTTCAACTTTTGCTTCCTACAAACGACCGGATGTTTTTAAAAACAGTGCTGCACAATCGCCTGCTTATGGACAAGCGAATATTTCTGTCATCGAAATGATTGCTGAAGGTAGATTCAAAGACATCAACGTTTACATCGATACCGGAACTTTAAACGATACAAAAATAGTTTCGCGTATCGCTAAAGCTTTATTAATCGAGAGGAAAATTAAACTAAACTACACTGAATATCCTGAAGGGCATAACTGGACGAACTGGCAAGCACGATTCGATGATGTACTAAAATATTTTTTTGGAAAGGAAATTAAAAAATGAAAAAACATATCATCCTATTTATTCTGTTGTTGACTCACATCGTCAACGGTGGCGAAATTCCATTAGTCGAACAAATTGCAATCGAAGTTAAAAAGATGTCGAGAGAATTTAGCTTTACGAATAAAGAATCGGCTTTTTATTACGGCGAAACTAACGATAGAAATAAATCGAGCTGGCAAGGGCTTAATGTAATGGCTCGCGAATTTTTAGAAGATTATTTGATAATCGCCTGTGATTTACAAATGGATAAAAAAAATACTGCTTCGACGCTTGTTTACCCTCACCAACTATTTAGAAAATATAAAAACGGCGCTTCCGAAATGGTTACTTTGTTGGACAGTGTGCCGGTGTTATTAATCGACGTAAACTTGCCGAATGCCTCTTTGGTAAATATATTCCCGCTCCTTTCCGATTTTAAAAGGCAAACTGATTACGAAATTGATTTTGTTGATAACGTTCTTTTGATCGCTCGTAAAAATCACTTGAAGCGAACTGTGAAAGAAGACTATCCGGTTTGGTTAGGAATTACTTTGAACACTCAACTAAATCGCATTGCTGATGAATATAAAATTGAAAAAGATTATTCGCCGGCGGGTGTGGTAACCAGCGGGCAACAAATTAGTTTCAAATTGGTAATTGGTGTTGGTGATTCTAAAAAAGGAACGATTGAATTATTAAAACACTCGCTTCTGAATTCAGACTTGCTAATTGAGAAAAGAAAAGAGCGAATGGAAAAATTGCTTCGTGAAACACGCATCAAAACTCAAAACGAAAGGTTCGACCGTGCTTTAATGTGGGCAAAAATTTCGATGGATGCTTTGATTATGAATCAGGTAACAAAAGGGATATTCGCAGGGCTTCCGTGGTTTAACAATTATTGGGGGCGCGATTCTTTCATATCGCTTCCGGGTACTTCCCTCGTTACAGGAAATTTTAGAGAAGCCCGTAAAATACTAACTTCGTTTGCTGCGTTTCAGGAAAAAGACAAAACCAACTCGAACTATGGCAGAATTCCAAACATTATAACAACCACACACAAATCGTACAACACTGCCGATGGCACACCTCGCTTTGTTATTGCTGCGCTCGATTACTACAGATATTCCGGAGATAAGAATTTTGTAAAAGAAATATTTCCCGTTATCGAGAGGTCGATCGAAGGAACACTAAAGTATCACTCCGACAAAAATATATTTTTACTTCACGGCGACGAGGAAACATGGATGGATGCAGTCGGACCTGATGGCGCCTGGACACCACGAGGCGATCGTGCTAATGATATTCAGGCACTTTGGTACCAACAATTACATGCAGGGGCTGAGTTTGCCAAACTGTTGAAGAAGAATAAACTCGCAAATAAATGGGTAAAACTTGCGGAAGAATTAAAAAATAATTTTAATCAAGTTTTCGTTTCACCAGAAAATAATGCAGTTTACGACCACTTGAATGCTGATGGAACCGCTGATCCCAAACATCGTTCGAATCAAATCTTTTGTGCACCTATTTTGAATGACGAAACGCGGGCAAATGTTTTGGCTAATGTGGTAACGAATCTTACATACGTCTATGGTGTTGGTTCTCTCAATCAGTTCGATGAACAATTTCATCCGTATCATCAAAATCTTCCTTACTATGTAAAAGATGCGGCGTATCATCAAGGCACAGTTTGGACTTGGTTGAGCGGGAAAGTGGTTTCGGAGTTGTGCAGATTTGAAAAACAGGAAAAAGCATTTCAGCTAACCGGCAATTTAGTTCATCAAATAATGAATCGTGGTGCGGTTGGAACAATATCAGAACTTTTAGATGCACATCCACGTCAGGGTGCAATTGAACCGGACGTCTCCGGAACCTTTACGCAAGCCTGGAGCTTAGCGGAATTCATCCGAAATATTTATCAGGATTTTATAGGTGTAAAATTCGACTTCAAAGATAATCGAATCGTGAATATAACACCGCGGTTGCCTGAGAAGCTTGGAAGCATCGAAGCAATGATCAAATTCGGTGATGAATCGTTTGTACTGTCGGTTGCGAAAAGAGAAAGGTATTCGGTGCAAATTTCAAGTGTAAATACTAAAAAGCCGATTACTATTAACTTAGAGCAACGAATGACTTCAAATGAGGTTGCTAAAATTAAGTCGGTGATTCACCCAAATTCCGATTTTATTGCAACGGTTGACGAAGCCGGACAAACACTCGTAAAAATAAATCCTGAAACTACACGACCAACTATCGATATTTTATATCAGCCGATTCCTTACGAAAATATTTTTAACGAAATGGAATTTGCACAACCACTGATGTTAGATGAATATCCTGTGATGCGGGCTCCTCAATATTCGCTGCTCAACAATTCTGAAATCAAAAAGTCAAATAGTTCAACAAAAAATTTAATTGATATCGATGATGCGGTTGGCGACGATAATGGAAATGGTAATTATACGTATCCTCTCAATCCAAATTTTCATAAAGGAATTTTGGATATAGTAAATTTCAAAGTTAGTTACGATAATGATAATGTTTATTTTAAATTGAGGTTTAAGAAATTAGTTGATCCGGGCTGGCATCCGGAGTATGGCTTTCAACTAACTTATGCGGCAATAGCGATTGATCAGGATGGTATTACAAATTCAGGTAAAATGGATGTTGGGATGAACTCCCAATTTAAACTTGAACCCGCGTTAGCATTTGAGAAAATAATTTATGTTGGGGGCGGTATTCGCGTTGATAATTCTGATGGAAAAATTTTAGCTCAATACATTCCTGTTGATAATGATGTATTAAATCCGTTGGGAGATATTTCGACGGGGACTATCGAGTTCTCGATACCACACAAATATATTGGGATTCCTGACGAAAAATGGCGGTTCACAGTATTAATTGGCGGACAAAACGACCACGGTGGAGCAGGAATTGGCGATTTCAGAGGGGTGGAAGCGAAAGCTGGCGAGTGGTCAGGCGGCGGTAAAACCGACCCAAAATTACCAAATGTGTATGATGTTTTGAAGAGTTATTAAGAGCGTGTAGAAGCAATCTCACTTTCGAAATCAACTCAAAATACGAGATTGCTTCGTCGCTTCGCTCCTCGCAAAGCCATTTTCATTCATTTCAACACGCTCATTAAGTCTATAAGCATAGTAGAAAGACTTCTGAGATTAAAATCGGAAGTTTAATTGTTAACGAATAAAAATATCAGCCGAATTCTGAAATTACAAGCTAAACCAATAAGTCGCTTTTATCATAAAAATATTATCGGCATTTGCATCCATAAGGTTGGAAAAATCTCTTCCGAATTTCATGCTTCCCGGGTCAGTGTTGTCTTCCCGGCTTTGTGTCCATACAAAAAATAATGTTGAACCGGGTAAATATTCCCATCTCAATACTGCATTGCCGCGTAATGATTTGAAATTGAAATCAGGATTGCTAACTGTAAAAGTCGACGCTGACCCAACACCATCCGGATCTATTACATAATGTCCGTTTTCATCAATCGCAATAGTTGAACCATTCTCACCATAAACATTAAAATCATAGCTGCCGGCACGTGCAAGCTCTTTGATGCGTGAATACTTTCCAACAGATATTAACGGTTGCAAATATAATTGGAGACTTAATGTAGGTGTAAAAGTCCAATTCAAACGCACATTTGCGGCTAATGTTTTTTGATTGAGTTCACCAAATATGTATCTCCTGCCATAGGTTGCCAGTGTGTATTCATCTGTTCTTCGTGTAATATATTGTGAGAACGAAAAATTAGAATTGTAGTTTGGCGAGAAGCTGAAGTTTACTGAAGGCAATGGTTTCCATTCAACACTTGGTTCGATGTAAAAACTATTACTTCCGGCTTCGTTATTATTGACACTTGTGAAGAAGAAAAACGAAATAGCTTCTCTCGAATCGCTGCGGCAGTTGAAATTAATTGTATAACCTGCTGGTGCGTGCATACT
This is a stretch of genomic DNA from Bacteroidota bacterium. It encodes these proteins:
- a CDS encoding MFS transporter, whose product is LNIQKKYSISQFLEPPLINTYSFFYAITLFSSIVLLIMLIPVFFRERPGEKILPWTKGNSSEVSAKLQLSSWKDILKSLYQVFFLRVSIIMGVAVFSFSMGRGLIGALLPVFTVQELGWTDSHFSQIFATANLVSGILGMFVAGALIDFFGKVRMMTIYLLFLIGLAFAMTFMKSYWHHETMIYGFFGGFFVLETFMTIAVFATAMQLCWKRISATQFTLYMAISNLGHSAGSALLGPLKSYLSWEYVILTFVVFASVMLILIRYIHFDNHLKKVTILEAEQLAIDEPAALLTPVKIPVQ
- a CDS encoding RidA family protein, with translation MKKVFIISSSAILFAVCIILALSTQSCNEAPKEVTETIVKAEAPEYFLLRPEVEKSYGYSHAVRIRDDIKISGAVSMDDAGNPTAKGDLLQQMKNCYSDLDKVLKHYGCNFDDVVVENVFTTNMPEFLKHSAYRNSIYTKQFPTGSWLGVKELALPEFMIEIELEVYKVM
- a CDS encoding tetratricopeptide repeat protein, which codes for MKKILYIFFFCMSLHSTFAQTPNLETILHKLTGEKNDSIRFYLAFSVLTVSETNPVLDMHNAEIILLHGQKYDDKVCQVLGLGCLGYDYRAFGNTAKSLEYNLKANEVAEQSNDDRLKATINLGLATNYLDLADYPKAIAYNAASLENASRVEVNIFTILANMNMGEIYLTINKMDSALIYTQKAYELSMSTGIRDYLGGIYGQLGSIQAKLNNSTLALSYLNLAVEEGYRIDSPKYINIPYTAIAEYYFNANQKDSAIMYSKKAISAVQNTAFATMVIKPSKLLTDIYRNTNIDSAFKYSEMHKMANDSLFNIKSIQQTQLMTFEEDARRQELVVVQAKEEEQRKQNIQYALIAISIITFIIIYLILSRSFIANTKLITFFGAIALLLVFEFLNLLLHPFLGRITQHSPVFMLLALVCIAALLVPLHHRLEDWTTKKLVKKNKSIRLANAKKTIERLEEKVDNI
- a CDS encoding alpha/beta hydrolase produces the protein MIIYNPNIYAILFLLNILLPQSLEAQSGSGAIPYGNNSNAGKYISVDGAKIYIEIYGEGAPLVLIHGNGGNIAYMKPQIECFAKKYKVIVMDCRGRGKSELGKDSLTYIQMTKDIVAILNSLHLDSTYVVGRSDGGIIALLMAIYYPDKVKKVVSFAANLTPDTTALYPFFYNEVKKDSNQADRMISKKDTSQNWKVIQQRNRLMEFQPDISANDLHKIKCPVLVMSTDRDIIREEHTVFIYQNIVEANLCILTGENHYVTKNNPALFNAIVEKYLDEPFKGEESRQ
- a CDS encoding cupin domain-containing protein; the encoded protein is MSLSKEKSRGSDEKNITTTNMKANNKILDMTQLGMKFTVLKNGTDTDGKSLDLHWELFPGCNMKDPLVHIHPNAIETYEILEGEMEFFVKDKWLPAKKGEKLTVPIGVTHAFRNPTDKIVTVYNTHQPALKMEEYFEDVCKVLDKVTGNRTKDFKMNLKAKLYLGVLMSNYRNDIIAINPPDFAVKVLGYIGKLIGVKY
- a CDS encoding YIP1 family protein, whose translation is MEHIEQTQQPAAQTTSLMDRITNVFASPSELFDEVAVSKVKTSSWLVPMILSILMGLFIVVALYFNDSLRSQIFDKQSEKMHELVEQGKMTQEQVDQYVDGMRNSGPVMFVAIGGGSAVIMTAIIFFAATLIFWLVAKIGLKFSGPYTKMLEVFGLTSMIGFLGSVVAIIFMYIFDSMTATPSGAFFIYQDFDVNNKLHLLLAQFNIFTIWQMGILGIGISKISNKSLGAGLGVAYGLWILWVLASVMFGLGMR
- a CDS encoding alpha/beta hydrolase-fold protein yields the protein MINKVILLLFIITSTSFGQQKFTELINLLNSETDSLQKAAMITNYLSNNKIPVVEKESIYFVYRGNAKIAAAPGELNGWNIDKSLMQKVDGTNLFFRIDTLDVAGRAEYKIWVDSVWMLDPLNHRKAPGGFGFNSDVWMPQYSPPTEIEYDDGIPHGKIDTIWFESKILKRTHPILIYQPFTKLMKNLPTVYVNDGGEYLSIGKMNYVLDNLIANNIIKPVIGVFIDPRTDLINPETNMRMTDYSASEDYLKFLTDELVPFVEKNYSVSTEANDRLILGASMGGLISTFASYKRPDVFKNSAAQSPAYGQANISVIEMIAEGRFKDINVYIDTGTLNDTKIVSRIAKALLIERKIKLNYTEYPEGHNWTNWQARFDDVLKYFFGKEIKK
- a CDS encoding amylo-alpha-1,6-glucosidase, coding for MKKHIILFILLLTHIVNGGEIPLVEQIAIEVKKMSREFSFTNKESAFYYGETNDRNKSSWQGLNVMAREFLEDYLIIACDLQMDKKNTASTLVYPHQLFRKYKNGASEMVTLLDSVPVLLIDVNLPNASLVNIFPLLSDFKRQTDYEIDFVDNVLLIARKNHLKRTVKEDYPVWLGITLNTQLNRIADEYKIEKDYSPAGVVTSGQQISFKLVIGVGDSKKGTIELLKHSLLNSDLLIEKRKERMEKLLRETRIKTQNERFDRALMWAKISMDALIMNQVTKGIFAGLPWFNNYWGRDSFISLPGTSLVTGNFREARKILTSFAAFQEKDKTNSNYGRIPNIITTTHKSYNTADGTPRFVIAALDYYRYSGDKNFVKEIFPVIERSIEGTLKYHSDKNIFLLHGDEETWMDAVGPDGAWTPRGDRANDIQALWYQQLHAGAEFAKLLKKNKLANKWVKLAEELKNNFNQVFVSPENNAVYDHLNADGTADPKHRSNQIFCAPILNDETRANVLANVVTNLTYVYGVGSLNQFDEQFHPYHQNLPYYVKDAAYHQGTVWTWLSGKVVSELCRFEKQEKAFQLTGNLVHQIMNRGAVGTISELLDAHPRQGAIEPDVSGTFTQAWSLAEFIRNIYQDFIGVKFDFKDNRIVNITPRLPEKLGSIEAMIKFGDESFVLSVAKRERYSVQISSVNTKKPITINLEQRMTSNEVAKIKSVIHPNSDFIATVDEAGQTLVKINPETTRPTIDILYQPIPYENIFNEMEFAQPLMLDEYPVMRAPQYSLLNNSEIKKSNSSTKNLIDIDDAVGDDNGNGNYTYPLNPNFHKGILDIVNFKVSYDNDNVYFKLRFKKLVDPGWHPEYGFQLTYAAIAIDQDGITNSGKMDVGMNSQFKLEPALAFEKIIYVGGGIRVDNSDGKILAQYIPVDNDVLNPLGDISTGTIEFSIPHKYIGIPDEKWRFTVLIGGQNDHGGAGIGDFRGVEAKAGEWSGGGKTDPKLPNVYDVLKSY